One segment of Pseudomonas sp. FP2196 DNA contains the following:
- a CDS encoding cupin domain-containing protein translates to MSITQFKNTATLQLEESNPVAVPLGDPIAIASTTSVERDDGVETGVWACTPGRWRRQITAQEFCHFISGRCTFTPDDGSETLHIQGGDALMLPANTLGIWDIHETVRKTYVLIF, encoded by the coding sequence ATGAGCATCACCCAGTTCAAGAACACCGCCACGCTCCAACTGGAAGAATCCAACCCGGTGGCCGTACCGCTCGGCGACCCGATCGCCATTGCTTCGACCACCAGCGTCGAGCGCGACGACGGCGTCGAAACCGGCGTCTGGGCGTGCACGCCCGGGCGTTGGCGCCGGCAGATTACCGCTCAGGAGTTCTGTCACTTCATCTCCGGGCGCTGCACGTTCACCCCGGATGACGGCAGCGAAACCCTGCACATACAAGGCGGCGATGCATTGATGTTGCCGGCCAACACGCTCGGTATCTGGGATATCCACGAGACCGTGCGCAAGACCTACGTACTGATTTTCTGA
- a CDS encoding type I secretion system permease/ATPase: MKMAKAPATAPLFKALGDYKSILISVGCFTALINVLMLVPSIYMLQVYDRVLSSQNETTLAMLSLMVVGFFAFIGLLEVVRSFIVIRIGSQLERRFNLRVYQAAFERNLFKGEGNAGQSLGDLTHIRQFVTGPALFAFFDAPWFPVYLFVIYLFNVWLGVLATAGALLLIALACLNEYMTKKPLGEAAGFSQKSSQLATSHLHNAETIQAMGMLGSLRKRWFQVHSRFLGLQNQASDTGAVISSLSKTLRLCLQSLVLGLGALLVIKGDMTAGMMIAGSILMGRVLSPIDQLIAVWKQWSGAKLAYRRLDALLQAFPPSDDAMALPAPKGQITFEQVSAGPPGQRAATLHMVNFNLGAGEVLGVLGASGSGKSTLARVLVGVWPTLGGTVRLDGADIHRWNRDQLGPYIGYLPQDIELFSGSIAENIARFSEADPQKVVAAAQQAGVHEMILRLPQGYDTQLGEDGSGLSGGQKQRVALARAMYGTPSLVVLDEPNSNLDTVGEAALASAIAQLKAQGTTVVLVTHRSSVLAQADKLLVLNDGRLQAFGASQDVLKALSGAANEQPREKTAQAPGGLSMSRQYPPTTRNSGV; encoded by the coding sequence ATGAAGATGGCGAAGGCCCCAGCCACCGCTCCCTTATTCAAGGCATTGGGTGACTATAAAAGCATTCTGATCAGCGTCGGGTGCTTTACCGCACTGATTAACGTGCTGATGCTGGTGCCCTCCATCTATATGCTCCAGGTCTATGACCGAGTGCTGTCGTCGCAGAACGAAACCACCTTGGCGATGCTGTCGCTGATGGTCGTCGGTTTCTTCGCTTTCATCGGCCTGCTGGAAGTGGTGCGCAGCTTTATCGTGATCCGCATCGGCAGCCAACTGGAGCGCCGTTTCAACCTTCGGGTCTATCAGGCGGCGTTCGAACGCAACCTGTTCAAGGGCGAAGGCAACGCCGGCCAGTCGCTGGGCGACCTGACCCACATTCGCCAATTCGTCACCGGGCCTGCGCTGTTCGCGTTTTTCGATGCGCCGTGGTTCCCGGTGTACCTGTTTGTGATTTACCTGTTCAACGTCTGGCTCGGTGTGCTCGCCACCGCTGGTGCGCTGCTGTTGATCGCATTGGCCTGCCTCAACGAATACATGACCAAAAAGCCGTTGGGCGAAGCCGCCGGTTTCTCGCAGAAGTCCAGCCAGTTGGCCACCAGTCACCTTCACAACGCCGAGACCATTCAGGCGATGGGCATGCTCGGTTCGCTGCGCAAACGCTGGTTCCAGGTGCATTCGCGCTTTCTCGGTCTGCAGAATCAGGCCAGCGACACCGGCGCCGTGATCAGTTCCCTGAGTAAAACCTTGCGTTTATGCCTGCAATCGCTGGTGCTTGGATTGGGCGCGTTGCTGGTCATCAAGGGCGACATGACTGCCGGGATGATGATCGCAGGTTCGATCCTGATGGGCCGCGTGCTGAGTCCGATCGATCAATTGATTGCCGTGTGGAAACAGTGGAGCGGGGCGAAGCTGGCTTACCGGCGTCTCGACGCGCTGTTGCAAGCCTTTCCGCCAAGCGATGACGCGATGGCGTTGCCGGCGCCGAAAGGGCAGATCACCTTCGAGCAAGTCAGCGCCGGCCCGCCGGGGCAGCGTGCCGCGACGTTGCATATGGTCAACTTCAACCTTGGCGCTGGTGAAGTGCTGGGTGTACTGGGGGCGTCCGGCTCCGGCAAGTCGACGCTGGCCCGTGTACTGGTCGGCGTGTGGCCGACTCTCGGCGGCACGGTGCGGCTGGACGGTGCGGACATCCATCGCTGGAATCGCGACCAACTCGGCCCGTACATCGGCTACCTGCCGCAAGACATCGAGCTGTTCAGCGGCAGCATCGCCGAGAACATCGCGCGCTTCAGCGAGGCTGATCCGCAGAAAGTCGTGGCCGCTGCGCAACAGGCTGGCGTCCACGAAATGATCCTGCGCCTGCCACAAGGCTATGACACGCAACTGGGTGAGGACGGCAGCGGCCTGTCCGGTGGTCAGAAGCAGCGCGTGGCACTGGCTCGCGCCATGTACGGCACGCCAAGTCTGGTGGTGCTGGACGAACCCAACTCCAACCTCGACACCGTCGGTGAAGCGGCATTGGCCAGCGCCATCGCCCAGCTCAAGGCGCAGGGCACCACCGTGGTTTTGGTGACGCATCGTTCTTCGGTGCTGGCCCAGGCCGACAAGCTGCTGGTGCTCAACGACGGGCGTTTGCAAGCCTTTGGCGCCAGTCAGGACGTGCTCAAGGCGCTGTCTGGCGCCGCCAATGAACAACCTCGCGAGAAAACTGCGCAAGCACCGGGCGGGCTCAGCATGAGTCGGCAGTATCCGCCCACGACAAGGAATTCGGGTGTATGA
- a CDS encoding polyamine ABC transporter substrate-binding protein: MIRKTLALAPLMLAVSLAQAAETVKVYNWSDYIAPDTTKNFEKEMGVGVTYDVYDSNETLDGKLMTGKSGYDVVFPSNHFMARQIQGGALKKLDKSQLPNWKNLNPVLLKALQTNDPNNEHGFPYLWGSTGIGYNIAKVKAVLGDNAPVDSWDLIFKPEYMEKLQKCGVAILDNGPELLPAALNYLGLPHHSKNPEDYKKAEALLMKVRPYVSYFHSSKYTSDLANGDICVAVGFSGDILQAETRAKEAKNGVDIGYAIPKEGAAIWFDMVAMPADAPDEKAGYAFMNYLLRPDVMAGISNYVHYANGNEQADSLIDPAIKNDTKVYPSPEMMGKLFALEAMPLNIDRIRTRVWNKIRTGS; the protein is encoded by the coding sequence ATGATCCGCAAGACCCTCGCTCTGGCACCGCTGATGCTCGCCGTTTCCCTTGCTCAGGCAGCGGAAACGGTCAAGGTTTACAACTGGTCCGACTACATAGCGCCGGACACCACCAAGAACTTCGAGAAAGAGATGGGTGTGGGTGTCACCTATGACGTCTACGACAGCAATGAAACCCTCGACGGCAAGTTGATGACCGGTAAATCCGGGTACGATGTGGTGTTCCCGTCCAACCACTTCATGGCCCGGCAGATTCAGGGCGGGGCGCTGAAGAAGCTCGACAAGAGCCAGTTGCCGAACTGGAAGAACCTGAATCCGGTCCTGCTTAAAGCCCTGCAAACCAACGATCCGAACAACGAACACGGTTTTCCGTATCTGTGGGGCAGCACCGGTATCGGCTACAACATCGCCAAGGTCAAAGCCGTGCTGGGCGACAACGCGCCGGTGGATTCCTGGGACCTGATCTTCAAACCCGAGTACATGGAAAAACTGCAGAAGTGCGGCGTAGCGATCCTCGACAACGGTCCGGAATTGCTCCCGGCGGCGCTCAACTACCTGGGCCTGCCGCACCACAGCAAGAATCCCGAGGACTACAAGAAAGCCGAAGCGCTGCTGATGAAGGTACGGCCGTACGTCAGCTACTTCCATTCCTCGAAATACACCAGCGACCTGGCCAACGGTGACATCTGTGTGGCGGTCGGTTTCTCCGGCGACATCCTGCAAGCGGAGACCCGCGCCAAAGAGGCCAAGAATGGCGTCGATATCGGCTACGCGATTCCCAAGGAAGGCGCTGCGATCTGGTTCGACATGGTCGCCATGCCGGCCGATGCGCCGGACGAGAAGGCCGGTTATGCGTTCATGAACTACCTGCTGCGTCCGGACGTGATGGCGGGCATCAGCAACTACGTGCATTACGCCAATGGTAACGAGCAGGCAGACAGCCTGATCGACCCGGCTATCAAGAACGACACCAAGGTCTATCCGAGCCCGGAGATGATGGGCAAGCTGTTTGCGCTGGAGGCAATGCCGCTGAATATTGATCGGATTCGTACGCGGGTGTGGAACAAGATTCGTACCGGTAGCTGA
- a CDS encoding AprI/Inh family metalloprotease inhibitor — protein MSRNAFTYKTLAWLMATLIMISGETSMASSLRLEEPSVFAGQWQATLSAHGDSSEAQKLQDKPSNTCLVELASNKTLGKGADCLGAWLEEVPIGWFPDPDGLSITGKEGSRIQFFSRQRDGLYLTTLKSGLVITLQRTAQSS, from the coding sequence ATGAGTCGAAACGCTTTTACCTACAAGACGCTGGCGTGGCTGATGGCAACGCTGATTATGATTTCTGGAGAAACAAGCATGGCAAGCAGCCTGAGACTCGAAGAACCCTCGGTATTCGCCGGTCAGTGGCAGGCGACCTTGTCGGCTCACGGCGACTCGTCCGAAGCGCAAAAACTGCAAGACAAGCCTTCGAATACCTGCCTTGTGGAACTGGCTTCAAACAAGACGCTGGGCAAGGGTGCCGACTGCCTGGGCGCATGGCTTGAGGAAGTGCCGATCGGTTGGTTTCCGGATCCTGACGGCTTGTCGATTACCGGCAAGGAGGGCTCAAGAATTCAGTTCTTCAGCCGACAACGTGATGGGCTTTATCTGACGACTTTGAAATCGGGCCTGGTCATTACACTTCAACGCACTGCGCAATCGTCGTGA
- a CDS encoding serralysin family metalloprotease — protein MSKVKSNAIDSAEQAFLLSAAPQPLAAASSAYNQINSFSHQYDRGGNLTVNGKPSFSVDQAATQLLRDGAAYQDKDGSGKIELTYTFLTSASSSTMNKHGISGFSQFSAQQQAQAKLAMQSWADVANVTFTEKASGGDGHMTFGNYSGGQDGAAAFAYLPGTGAGYDGTSWYLINSGYTQNKNPELNNYGRQTLTHEIGHSLGLAHPGDYNAGNGNPTYNDASYGQDTRGYSVMSYWSESNTNQNFSKGGVEAYSSGPLMDDIAAIQKLYGANMNTRTGDTTYGFNSNTGRDFLSASSSSDKVVFSVWDAGGKDTLDFSGFTQNQKINLNDASFSDVGGLVGNVSIAKGAIIENAIGGSGNDLLIGNSVANELKGGAGNDILYGAGGADKLWGGAGSDTFVFAASSDSKPGAIDQILDFVSGLDKIDLTGITKGAGLHFVSSFTGAAGDAVLTSSGGNSLLSVDFSGHGVADFQVSTVGQAATSDIAA, from the coding sequence ATGTCGAAAGTTAAATCGAATGCTATTGATTCTGCCGAACAGGCTTTTCTGCTGTCCGCGGCGCCGCAACCTCTGGCCGCTGCCAGCTCGGCGTACAACCAGATCAATAGCTTCAGCCATCAATATGACCGTGGCGGCAACCTCACGGTCAATGGCAAACCCTCCTTCTCCGTCGACCAGGCCGCAACCCAGTTGCTGCGCGACGGCGCTGCCTACCAGGACAAGGACGGCAGCGGCAAGATTGAACTTACCTACACGTTCCTGACGTCGGCATCGTCCAGCACGATGAACAAGCACGGGATCAGCGGGTTCAGTCAGTTCAGTGCTCAGCAACAAGCTCAGGCCAAGCTCGCCATGCAATCCTGGGCCGATGTGGCCAACGTCACCTTCACCGAGAAAGCCTCGGGCGGTGATGGCCACATGACCTTCGGTAACTACAGCGGCGGCCAGGATGGCGCTGCAGCGTTCGCTTATCTGCCAGGCACTGGCGCCGGCTACGACGGCACCTCGTGGTACCTGATCAACAGTGGCTACACGCAAAACAAAAACCCGGAGCTGAACAACTACGGTCGTCAGACCCTGACTCACGAGATCGGTCACAGCCTCGGTCTGGCCCATCCTGGGGACTACAACGCCGGCAATGGCAACCCGACTTACAACGACGCTTCCTACGGGCAAGACACTCGCGGCTACAGCGTCATGAGTTACTGGAGCGAAAGCAATACCAACCAGAACTTCAGCAAGGGCGGCGTAGAAGCCTACTCGTCCGGCCCGTTGATGGATGATATCGCTGCGATCCAGAAGCTTTACGGTGCCAACATGAACACCCGTACCGGTGACACCACCTACGGTTTCAACTCCAACACCGGTCGCGATTTCCTCAGCGCTTCGTCGTCGAGTGACAAAGTGGTTTTCTCGGTGTGGGATGCGGGCGGCAAGGACACTCTGGACTTCTCTGGCTTCACCCAGAACCAGAAGATCAACCTCAATGACGCTTCGTTCTCCGACGTTGGCGGCCTGGTGGGCAACGTGTCCATCGCCAAGGGCGCGATCATCGAGAACGCCATCGGCGGTTCGGGCAACGATCTGCTGATCGGCAACAGCGTGGCCAACGAGCTCAAGGGTGGTGCCGGCAACGACATCCTCTACGGCGCCGGTGGTGCCGACAAGCTGTGGGGCGGCGCCGGTTCGGACACGTTTGTGTTTGCGGCCAGCTCGGACTCCAAGCCGGGTGCGATCGATCAGATCCTCGATTTTGTCAGCGGTCTCGACAAAATCGACCTGACCGGTATCACCAAAGGCGCCGGTCTGCACTTTGTCAGCAGCTTCACCGGTGCAGCCGGCGATGCGGTTCTGACTTCGTCGGGCGGCAACAGCCTGCTCTCGGTGGACTTTTCCGGGCACGGCGTGGCCGACTTCCAGGTCAGCACCGTTGGCCAGGCAGCCACCAGCGACATCGCGGCTTGA
- a CDS encoding autotransporter serine protease — protein sequence MEVRIKPISVGTLLLAVSVSQAQAQYLESGQPGDPASWRSAEFMRDWGLERMQADQAYAAGITGKGVKIGALDSGFDATHPEFATDRYHPVLASGSYIDGSPFNVDGTLNPNNDSHGTHVVGTMGASRDGTGMHGVAYNAQIYVGNTNKNDSFLFGPNPDPRYFKAVYDALADAGVRAINNSWGSQPPDVSYRTLADLHAAYAQHFNKGTWLDAAADVSRRGVINVFSAGNSGYPNASVRSALPYFQPDLEGHWLAVSGLDQSNQQKYNQCGIAKYWCITTPGAKIDSTIPGGGYAIKSGTSMSAPHATGALALVMERYPYMSNRQALEVLLTTATQLDGSVTDAPTERVGWGVANLNRAMRGPGQLLGAFDANLAAGQSDVWSNDISDKALIQRRSEDLAEHSAWQQTLQDKGWQNGVAAGASQQDQTDYAVGMARDAAAATRVYQGSLIKSGAGRLLLTGENTYRGPTTINGGLLSVNGSLVSAVTVNDGGTLGGSGQIGSLTANSGGRVAPGNSIGTLNVAGDVNFAPGSTYAVELSPTSSDRIVAGGTANISGATVSLSLENSPTLLSTAEAQSLLGRQYDILQAAGGIQGQFGAVLPNYLFIGGSLDYAANGIQLDIERNATSFASVGQTPNQRSVAAAVESLGAGNSVYESLLLSADAASAQQAFQQLSGEIYPAVGSMLINDSRQLRDAVGERLHDVSAKPNNGWIKALGAWGSTDSSHDTAGYSTSIGGLLAGVDGALDEQTRIGLVTGYSDSSLSMGSGTHSSAKVDSYHLGAYAGREIGAWRLSTGAAYSWHRADVKRDLQYGNVSAKQKAKVDAATTQVFGEAAYRLHLQPLALEPFANLAYVHLDTEGFTEKGDATALKSSGDQRDAVLSTLGVRAIKTFNLSAQQSLDVSGHLGWQHSLSDIDSDQHLRFASGGTPYSVESSALVRDAALVGVQASLALSKDVRVNLNYDGQLANREKSHGVGLSLNWQF from the coding sequence ATGGAAGTACGCATCAAGCCGATATCGGTCGGCACCCTGTTGCTCGCAGTTTCCGTTTCCCAGGCCCAGGCTCAATACCTGGAATCCGGTCAGCCCGGCGATCCCGCCAGTTGGCGCAGTGCCGAGTTCATGCGCGACTGGGGTCTTGAGCGCATGCAGGCCGATCAAGCCTATGCGGCGGGCATCACCGGCAAAGGCGTGAAAATCGGCGCCCTCGATTCCGGCTTCGATGCCACCCATCCCGAGTTCGCCACTGACCGTTATCACCCGGTACTGGCCAGCGGCAGTTACATTGACGGCTCACCGTTCAACGTCGACGGCACGCTCAACCCCAACAACGATTCCCACGGCACTCACGTGGTCGGCACCATGGGCGCGTCCCGTGACGGCACGGGCATGCACGGCGTGGCGTACAACGCGCAGATCTACGTCGGCAACACCAATAAGAACGACAGTTTCCTGTTCGGTCCCAACCCCGATCCGCGCTATTTCAAAGCGGTGTACGACGCCCTGGCCGATGCCGGCGTGCGCGCGATCAACAACAGTTGGGGCAGTCAGCCGCCGGATGTCAGCTACCGCACACTGGCCGACCTGCACGCCGCTTACGCCCAGCACTTCAACAAAGGCACCTGGCTCGACGCGGCTGCCGATGTTTCCCGTCGTGGCGTGATCAACGTGTTCAGCGCGGGCAACAGTGGCTATCCGAATGCCAGCGTACGCTCGGCGCTGCCGTACTTTCAGCCGGATCTGGAAGGCCACTGGCTAGCGGTGTCCGGTTTGGATCAGAGCAATCAGCAGAAGTACAACCAGTGCGGTATCGCCAAGTACTGGTGCATCACCACGCCGGGGGCGAAGATCGACAGCACCATCCCGGGCGGCGGTTATGCGATCAAGTCCGGCACGTCGATGTCGGCGCCGCACGCCACTGGCGCGCTGGCGTTGGTGATGGAACGTTACCCGTACATGAGCAATCGGCAGGCACTCGAAGTGCTGCTGACCACCGCCACGCAACTCGATGGCTCAGTGACCGATGCGCCCACCGAGCGGGTCGGCTGGGGCGTGGCCAACCTGAACCGGGCGATGCGCGGGCCGGGGCAATTGCTCGGGGCGTTTGACGCCAATCTCGCGGCCGGGCAAAGCGATGTCTGGAGCAATGACATCTCCGACAAGGCGCTGATCCAGCGTCGGAGCGAAGACCTCGCCGAACACAGCGCCTGGCAGCAGACCTTGCAAGACAAAGGTTGGCAGAACGGTGTTGCCGCCGGTGCCAGTCAGCAGGATCAGACGGATTATGCCGTCGGTATGGCCCGCGATGCCGCTGCGGCAACCCGGGTTTATCAGGGCAGCCTGATCAAGTCCGGAGCAGGGCGTTTGCTGCTTACCGGGGAAAACACCTATCGCGGCCCGACCACGATCAACGGCGGCCTGTTAAGCGTCAATGGCTCGCTGGTTTCGGCTGTTACCGTCAATGACGGCGGTACCCTGGGTGGCTCCGGACAGATCGGCTCGCTGACCGCCAACAGCGGCGGCCGTGTCGCGCCGGGCAACTCCATCGGTACCTTGAACGTCGCCGGTGATGTGAACTTCGCGCCGGGCTCTACCTACGCCGTTGAACTGTCGCCCACCAGCAGCGATCGCATTGTCGCCGGTGGCACAGCCAATATCAGCGGCGCCACGGTCAGCCTGTCGCTGGAAAACAGCCCGACCTTGCTCAGCACCGCCGAGGCGCAAAGCCTGCTCGGCCGTCAGTACGACATCCTGCAAGCAGCCGGTGGCATACAGGGGCAGTTCGGCGCGGTACTGCCGAACTACCTGTTCATTGGCGGCAGCCTCGATTACGCGGCTAACGGCATTCAACTCGACATCGAACGCAACGCGACGTCCTTCGCCAGCGTCGGCCAAACCCCGAACCAGCGTTCGGTGGCCGCTGCTGTCGAAAGTCTTGGCGCCGGTAACTCGGTGTACGAAAGCCTGCTGCTGTCGGCAGATGCGGCGTCTGCTCAACAAGCTTTCCAGCAACTGAGCGGGGAAATCTACCCGGCCGTTGGTTCGATGCTGATCAACGACAGCCGCCAGTTGCGCGATGCCGTGGGCGAACGCCTGCACGATGTTTCGGCCAAACCAAACAACGGCTGGATCAAGGCGCTCGGAGCTTGGGGCAGCACCGATTCAAGCCATGACACGGCGGGTTACAGCACTTCGATTGGCGGCCTGCTGGCGGGTGTCGACGGCGCGCTCGACGAGCAGACTCGCATCGGTCTGGTCACCGGTTACAGCGACAGTTCGCTGAGCATGGGCTCGGGCACGCACTCGTCAGCCAAAGTCGACAGCTATCACCTCGGCGCTTACGCCGGACGCGAGATCGGCGCCTGGCGTCTGAGCACCGGCGCGGCCTACAGCTGGCATCGCGCCGATGTGAAGCGCGATCTGCAATACGGCAACGTCAGCGCCAAACAGAAAGCCAAGGTTGATGCAGCGACCACTCAAGTGTTCGGCGAGGCGGCTTATCGATTGCACCTGCAACCGTTGGCGCTAGAGCCGTTCGCCAACCTCGCTTATGTACATCTGGACACCGAAGGCTTTACGGAGAAGGGCGACGCCACCGCGCTGAAGAGCTCCGGCGATCAGCGTGATGCGGTGCTCAGCACCCTCGGTGTGCGGGCGATCAAGACTTTCAACCTGTCGGCTCAACAGTCGCTGGATGTCAGCGGCCATCTCGGCTGGCAACACAGCCTGAGCGATATCGATTCTGACCAGCATCTGCGCTTTGCCAGCGGTGGCACGCCGTACTCCGTAGAAAGTTCGGCGCTGGTACGCGATGCCGCGCTGGTCGGCGTGCAAGCCAGTCTGGCATTGAGCAAGGACGTGCGAGTCAACCTCAATTACGACGGCCAACTGGCCAATCGCGAGAAGAGCCACGGCGTTGGCTTGAGCCTGAACTGGCAGTTCTGA
- a CDS encoding HlyD family type I secretion periplasmic adaptor subunit yields the protein MSSVSMNTENEASMEHAYITERPERDAKFFARMGWILAIVGAGSFFTWAALAPLDQGIPVQGTVVVSGKRKAVQSMSSGVVSRILVREGEIVKQGQPLFRLDQTQVAADVQSLQAQYRMAWASLARWQAERDNLKVVTFPAELSNDPDPRLALVLEGQRQLFSSRREAFYREQAGLRASIEGATAQLAGMRRARTDLNAQADSLQQQLSNLQPLADNGYIPRNRLMEYQRQLSQVQQQLAENTGESGRVEQGILETRLKLQQHSEEYQKEVRTQLADAQLKSVTLSEQLTSAGFDLQHSEIVATADGVAVNLGVHTEGAVVRQGETLLEIVPQGTTLEVEGHLPINLIDKVGTHLPVDILFTAFNQSKTPRVPGEVSLISADQMVDEKTGVPYYVLRSSVSDQAMEKLNGLVIKPGMPAEMFVRTGERSLLNYLFKPLLDRAGSALTEE from the coding sequence ATGAGCAGCGTCAGCATGAACACTGAAAACGAAGCAAGCATGGAACACGCGTACATCACCGAACGCCCGGAACGCGATGCGAAGTTCTTCGCGCGTATGGGCTGGATTCTGGCCATTGTCGGCGCCGGCAGTTTCTTCACCTGGGCGGCTCTGGCGCCGCTGGATCAGGGCATTCCGGTGCAGGGCACCGTGGTGGTCTCGGGCAAACGCAAAGCGGTGCAGTCGATGAGCAGCGGCGTGGTCAGCCGGATTCTGGTGCGCGAAGGCGAAATCGTGAAACAGGGGCAACCGCTGTTTCGCCTCGACCAGACGCAAGTCGCCGCCGACGTGCAATCGCTTCAAGCGCAGTACCGCATGGCCTGGGCCAGTCTGGCGCGCTGGCAGGCCGAGCGTGACAACCTCAAGGTAGTGACCTTTCCGGCCGAGTTGAGCAACGACCCGGACCCGCGTCTGGCGTTGGTCCTTGAAGGTCAGCGTCAGTTGTTCAGCAGCCGCCGTGAAGCGTTCTATCGCGAACAGGCCGGGTTGCGCGCCAGCATCGAAGGTGCCACCGCGCAACTGGCCGGCATGCGCCGTGCGCGCACTGACCTCAATGCTCAGGCGGACTCGCTGCAACAACAGTTGAGCAACCTGCAACCACTGGCCGACAACGGCTACATCCCGCGCAACCGCTTGATGGAATATCAGCGCCAACTGTCGCAGGTGCAGCAGCAACTGGCGGAAAACACCGGTGAGAGCGGTCGCGTGGAACAGGGCATCCTCGAAACGCGCCTGAAACTGCAACAGCACAGCGAGGAATATCAGAAGGAAGTGCGCACGCAACTGGCCGACGCGCAGTTGAAAAGCGTCACCCTGTCCGAACAATTGACCTCCGCCGGTTTCGACCTGCAACACAGCGAAATCGTCGCCACGGCTGATGGCGTGGCGGTCAATCTGGGCGTGCATACCGAAGGCGCGGTGGTGCGTCAGGGCGAGACCCTCCTGGAGATCGTTCCGCAAGGCACCACGCTGGAAGTGGAAGGACATTTGCCGATCAACCTGATCGACAAGGTTGGCACGCACCTGCCGGTGGACATCCTGTTTACCGCGTTCAACCAGAGTAAAACCCCGCGTGTACCCGGTGAAGTCAGCCTGATTTCCGCCGACCAGATGGTCGATGAGAAAACCGGCGTGCCGTACTACGTGTTGCGCAGCAGCGTCAGCGATCAGGCCATGGAAAAGCTCAATGGGCTGGTGATCAAGCCCGGCATGCCGGCAGAAATGTTTGTGCGCACCGGTGAACGTTCACTCCTCAACTATCTGTTCAAACCGCTGCTCGACCGGGCCGGCTCTGCGTTGACCGAAGAATAA
- a CDS encoding TolC family outer membrane protein: MSGCMNKLSMLGAALMLLVSHSAVAAMGPFEIYEQALRNDPVFLGAIKERDAGLENRAIGRAGLLPRIGYTYNKGRNTSKATSLDERARNRTDERNYSSYGSALTLQQPLLDYEAYAAYRKGVAQSLFADENFRGKSQELLVRVLDNYTKALFAQDQIDIAQAKKKAYEQQFQQNEHMFKQGEGTRTDILEAESRYELATAEEIEARNEQDAALRELGALVGAPFVDISDLAPLDQNFQTFALMPANYDTWHEMAISNNPNLASQRQAVEVARYEVERNRAGHLPKINAYASMRQNESESGNTYNQRYETNTIGLEVSVPLYAGGGVSASTRQASRSMEQAEYELDGKTRETLIELRRQFSACLSGVSKLRAYQKALTSAEALVVSTKQSILGGERTNLDALNAEQQLFTTRRDLAQARYDYLMAWTKLHYYAGTLNEQDLARVDEAFGQGPKTR, from the coding sequence ATGTCCGGCTGTATGAATAAGCTTTCCATGCTCGGGGCGGCATTGATGCTGCTCGTGAGTCACTCGGCAGTGGCGGCGATGGGGCCGTTCGAGATCTACGAACAGGCGTTGCGCAATGATCCGGTGTTCCTCGGTGCGATCAAGGAGCGTGACGCGGGCCTTGAGAACCGCGCCATTGGTCGTGCCGGGCTGCTGCCGCGCATCGGTTACACCTATAACAAGGGCCGCAATACGTCGAAGGCCACGTCCCTCGATGAACGAGCGCGCAACCGTACGGACGAGCGCAATTACAGCAGTTACGGCTCGGCCCTGACGCTGCAACAACCGTTGCTCGATTACGAAGCCTACGCGGCGTATCGCAAGGGCGTGGCGCAGTCGTTGTTCGCTGACGAGAACTTTCGCGGCAAGAGCCAGGAACTGTTGGTGCGGGTGCTGGATAACTACACCAAAGCCTTGTTTGCTCAGGATCAGATCGATATCGCCCAAGCGAAGAAGAAGGCGTACGAGCAGCAGTTCCAGCAGAACGAGCACATGTTCAAGCAGGGCGAGGGTACGCGCACCGACATTCTGGAAGCCGAATCGCGCTATGAGCTGGCGACCGCCGAGGAGATCGAAGCGCGCAACGAACAGGATGCCGCGCTGCGTGAACTGGGCGCACTGGTTGGCGCACCTTTCGTGGACATCAGCGATCTGGCGCCGCTGGATCAGAATTTCCAGACCTTCGCGCTGATGCCGGCCAATTACGACACCTGGCACGAAATGGCGATCAGCAATAACCCGAACCTGGCCTCCCAACGTCAGGCCGTGGAAGTGGCGCGGTACGAGGTCGAGCGCAACCGTGCCGGGCATCTGCCGAAAATCAACGCCTATGCCTCGATGCGGCAGAACGAATCGGAAAGCGGCAACACCTACAACCAGCGCTACGAAACCAACACCATCGGCCTGGAAGTCAGCGTGCCGTTGTATGCCGGCGGCGGGGTGTCGGCCTCGACGCGTCAGGCCAGCCGCTCCATGGAACAGGCCGAGTACGAACTGGATGGCAAGACCCGCGAGACGCTGATCGAACTGCGTCGTCAGTTCAGCGCCTGCCTGTCCGGAGTGAGTAAATTACGCGCCTACCAGAAAGCCCTCACCTCGGCGGAAGCGCTGGTGGTGTCGACCAAGCAGAGCATTCTTGGCGGTGAACGGACCAATCTCGATGCGTTGAACGCCGAGCAGCAGTTGTTCACCACCCGCCGCGATCTGGCACAGGCGCGGTACGACTATTTGATGGCCTGGACCAAGTTGCATTACTACGCCGGGACCTTGAACGAACAGGATCTGGCGCGGGTGGATGAGGCCTTCGGCCAAGGACCAAAAACCCGATAA